One stretch of Pseudomonadota bacterium DNA includes these proteins:
- a CDS encoding radical SAM protein, with protein sequence MRLYLINPSNPLVAITKVKESRWNRYRVWKPLGLMVIAGLTPPEWEISIVDENLGAPDYSAMPRPDLVGITTFTSQANRAYEVAAYFRSLGVPVVMGGIHATMCLEEVMERVDSVVTGEAESIWRQVLEDARHGSLKRRYDGGLAEIDDVPLARHDLLNTGYAFGAIQTTRGCPLNCTFCSVTAFNGAHYRLRPIPDIVREFQLIREKHVLVVDDNLIGTRPEHIARAKDLFRAMAQANLRKEWVAQATINFADDEELLSLAAKAGCRGVFIGFESLSPEGLREIGKKFNLLKGRDFRTSVQRIQRHKILVVGSFIIGLDIDEPGIGKRIAEAASRYGVDNLNTLFLTPLPGTRLWDQMKSEDRIALNRFPEDWKYYTLTFPVARYRHLSLAGAIQEMITCDRGFYSMPRILRRVWSNLWQRRKPLISLVGNLSYRRNLQLNRKAYADFKCYSGNRHNSVRES encoded by the coding sequence ATGCGACTATATCTGATCAATCCTTCAAACCCGCTGGTCGCGATCACCAAAGTCAAGGAGAGTCGCTGGAACCGTTACCGTGTGTGGAAACCCCTCGGCCTTATGGTTATCGCGGGACTGACCCCGCCGGAGTGGGAAATCTCGATCGTGGACGAGAACCTCGGTGCGCCGGACTATTCAGCCATGCCGCGGCCGGACCTGGTGGGCATTACCACTTTCACTTCCCAGGCGAACCGCGCCTATGAAGTGGCCGCTTACTTCCGGAGTCTGGGCGTGCCCGTCGTCATGGGCGGTATTCACGCAACCATGTGCTTAGAGGAGGTCATGGAGCGTGTGGATTCAGTTGTCACGGGGGAAGCTGAGAGCATCTGGCGGCAGGTCCTGGAGGATGCCCGGCATGGGAGTCTGAAGCGCCGGTATGACGGAGGGCTCGCCGAGATCGACGATGTCCCCTTGGCCCGCCATGATTTGCTTAATACGGGATATGCCTTCGGAGCTATTCAGACCACACGGGGCTGCCCACTGAACTGCACCTTTTGCAGCGTGACAGCCTTTAACGGTGCCCACTATAGGCTGCGGCCCATTCCGGATATCGTCCGGGAATTCCAGTTGATCCGCGAGAAACATGTTCTGGTGGTGGACGACAATCTCATCGGCACACGTCCTGAACATATCGCCCGCGCCAAGGACCTGTTCCGTGCCATGGCACAGGCGAACCTGCGAAAGGAATGGGTTGCCCAGGCCACCATTAACTTCGCCGATGACGAAGAACTCCTGTCGTTGGCCGCGAAGGCCGGGTGCAGAGGCGTCTTTATCGGCTTTGAGTCCCTCTCACCGGAAGGGCTTCGGGAAATCGGCAAGAAATTCAACCTGCTGAAGGGCCGGGACTTCCGCACCTCCGTGCAGCGCATACAGCGGCACAAGATACTGGTCGTAGGTTCCTTTATCATCGGTCTGGACATAGACGAACCGGGCATCGGCAAACGTATCGCCGAGGCGGCCAGCCGGTATGGTGTAGACAATCTCAACACGCTATTTCTGACGCCCTTGCCGGGCACGCGCCTGTGGGACCAGATGAAATCGGAGGACCGCATCGCCCTTAATAGGTTCCCGGAAGACTGGAAATATTACACGCTGACCTTCCCGGTTGCCCGGTATAGGCATTTGTCTCTTGCCGGCGCGATTCAGGAAATGATTACCTGCGACCGGGGTTTCTACTCCATGCCGCGCATCCTGCGCAGGGTGTGGAGCAACTTATGGCAACGCCGCAAGCCGTTGATCAGTCTCGTGGGCAACCTTTCATACAGAAGGAATCTCCAGTTGAATCGCAAGGCATATGCGGACTTTAAGTGTTACTCGGGCAATAGGCACAATTCTGTAAGGGAGTCATGA